One part of the Rutidosis leptorrhynchoides isolate AG116_Rl617_1_P2 unplaced genomic scaffold, CSIRO_AGI_Rlap_v1 contig39, whole genome shotgun sequence genome encodes these proteins:
- the LOC139883368 gene encoding probable beta-1,3-galactosyltransferase 14, translating to MPSSPKFFHARTSPLSTISSRSNLLIISCLAVGIAGFLFGLTAVLYPANSGDYNCAGGHPRSVRVVWDKSGNGISLANSNGDDSNTRPKVMGFVGIQTGFGSVGRRRSLRKTWMPSDRQGLQ from the coding sequence ATGCCATCGTCTCCCAAATTCTTTCACGCTCGCACATCCCCATTATCGACCATTTCCTCAAGATCAAACCTCTTAATCATCTCCTGCCTCGCCGTCGGCATCGCCGGATTCCTCTTCGGCCTCACCGCCGTCCTCTACCCGGCGAATAGCGGAGATTACAACTGCGCGGGCGGTCACCCACGATCGGTGCGCGTTGTTTGGGATAAAAGTGGTAATGGTATCAGTCTAGCTAATAGCAATGGCGATGATAGCAATACGAGGCCTAAAGTAATGGGTTTCGTCGGGATCCAAACAGGGTTCGGCTCAGTGGGACGGAGACGGTCATTGAGGAAAACTTGGATGCCATCAGATCGCCAAGGGCTACAAAG